One part of the Solanum dulcamara chromosome 3, daSolDulc1.2, whole genome shotgun sequence genome encodes these proteins:
- the LOC129883678 gene encoding uncharacterized protein LOC129883678 has product MRDLWDEFDVLVPYSSCECDEAKSYIDYLHQQRLLMFLMGQNESFSHVRSDILLKIETPSVNQAYATVVQEESQRVLGVLDSGKDTLTMMVGKTQTLEERNQHLKQQLVQPSVYEWIIDSGVTHYVTSCKELLNDLKQLVRQSANTVQLPTGNKAKIRSIWDSIILGNLTVKNVLHVPDFKFNLLSVAKLTKDLSCGVSFFLNFCVLQGLYSGKVIGIDREDKGLYVLKDEIKAVVGGAIKDINNTDLWHMRLGHPSLKAMQCISALKELVHTSTHHDCQTCPIAKQGRIAFPDSHSRSTSSFQFIHVDVWGPYKNGVVERKHRHILNTTRALRFQSGIPIRFWGHCVKTTTYLINKIPSAVLLGKSAYELLYGKEPKIDHLRVFGCLCFASVLPRVDKFAPRAKKTVLMGYSETQKGYRLLDLESNLFLVSRDVTFMEHGFSFKEPILSLDLLPHPQNTPISDYFMPEQQSSGAAAHP; this is encoded by the exons ATGAGAGATctatgggatgaatttgatgTTTTAGTACCATATTCTTCTTGTGAATGTGATGAAGCTAAGTCCTACATAGATTACTTACACCAGCAAAGACTTTTGATGTTCTTAATGGGACAGAATGAATCATTTAGCCATGTGCGTAgtgatattttattaaaaattgagACACCTAGTGTGAACCAGGCATATGCCACTGTTGTACAAGAGGAAAGCCAAAGAGTGTTAGGAGTGCTCGATTCGGGTAAAGATACACTCACAATGATGGTAGGAAAGACACAAACTTTAGAGGAAAGAAACCAGCATTTGAAGCAGCAGCTT GTTCAACCTAGTGTTTATGAGTGGATCATTGATTCAGGGGTAACTCATTATGTTACTTCCTGTAAAGAATTACTAAATGACCTAAAACAGTTGGTACGCCAAAGTGCAAATACAGTCCAATTGCCAACAGGTAACAAAGCTAAGATAAGAAGCATATGGGACTCTATTATTTTGGGAAATTTGACAGTAAAGAATGTCCTGCATGTTCCTGATTTCAAATTCAATCTCCTTTCAGTTGCAAAGCTTACTAAGGACCTATCATGCGGTGTTAGTTTCTTTCTTAACTTTTGTGTATTGCAGGGTCTTTACAGTGGCAAAGTGATTGGGATTGATAGAGAAGATAAAGGCCTATATGTGCTGAAAGATGAAATAAAGGCAGTAGTTGGTGGAGCAATAAAAGACATTAATAACACTGATTTGTGGCATATGAGGCTTGGACATCCATCCCTCAAGGCTATGCAATGCATTTCAGCACTCAAGGAACTTGTACACACTAGTACTCACCATGACTGTCAAACTTGTCCTATAGCTAAGCAAGGTAGAATAGCTTTTCCTGATAGTCATAGTAGATCCACTTCTTCCTTCCAATTTATACATGTTGATGTTTGGGGTCCATATAAG AACGGGGTAGTAGAGAGAAAACATAGGCATATATTGAACACTACAAGGGCTTTGAGGTTCCAGAGTGGGATCCCTATCAGATTCTGGGGTCATTGTGTTAAAACAACTACTTATCTTATCAACAAGATTCCAAGTGCAGTTTTGCTTGGTAAGTCAGCATATGAGTTGTTGTATGGAAAGGAGCCTAAGATAGATCACCTAAGAGTGTTTGGTTGTTTGTGCTTTGCATCAGTACTACCTAGAGTAGATAAATTTGCCCCTAGAGCTAAAAAGACTGTCTTGATGGGGTATTCAGAAACTCAAAAGGGTTACAGACTTTTAGACCTTGAAAGTAATCTCTTCTTGGTCAGCAGAGATGTTACTTTTATGGAACATGGGTTTTCTTTCAAAGAACCCATTCTTTCTTTGGATTTGCTACCTCATCCACAAAATACTCCTATCTCAGACTATTTCATGCCTGAGCAACAGTCATCTGGTGCTGCTGCACATCCATAA